The proteins below are encoded in one region of Pseudomonas putida NBRC 14164:
- a CDS encoding Na+/H+ antiporter family protein: protein MNAVIAAVGIMLILSLSRVHVVIALIIGALVGGLVGGLGIEGTLKAFNGGLGGGATVALSYALLGAFAVAIAKSGLAHALADRALAMIDRQGHANGGKVKWLMIGLMLVVAVSSQNILPIHIAFIPLLVPPLLYVLTRLRIDRRLIACVITFGLITPYMFLPVGFGNIFLNEILLANVARAGVDVSGVNVTHAMAIPAAGMLVGLLLAVFISYRKKRDYDLARIEQVEQVSVQYNPLTLLVAGLAIAAAFIVQLLLDSMIIGAMVGFLIFSLSGIVKWKDTDGLFTEGMKMMAMIGFIMIAASGFADVMKATGEVKSLVETSAQWIEHSKGIGALLMLLVGLLVTMGIGSSFSTVPILAAIFVPLCVQLGFDPLATVCIVGTAGALGDAGSPASDSTLGPTSGLNVDGQHHHIWDTVVPTFIHYNLPLLAFGWVAAMTL, encoded by the coding sequence ATGAATGCAGTGATCGCCGCGGTCGGCATCATGCTGATACTCAGCCTGTCCCGCGTGCATGTGGTCATCGCCCTGATCATCGGTGCCCTGGTCGGTGGGCTGGTGGGCGGCCTGGGCATCGAAGGCACGCTCAAGGCGTTCAACGGTGGCCTGGGCGGTGGCGCCACGGTTGCCTTGTCCTATGCGCTACTGGGCGCTTTTGCGGTGGCCATTGCCAAGTCCGGCCTGGCTCATGCCTTGGCTGACCGTGCACTGGCCATGATCGATCGCCAGGGCCATGCCAATGGCGGCAAGGTCAAATGGCTGATGATCGGCCTGATGTTGGTGGTGGCGGTGTCGTCGCAGAACATCCTGCCCATCCACATTGCCTTCATTCCGCTTCTGGTCCCGCCGTTGCTGTATGTATTGACCCGCCTGCGCATCGACCGCCGCCTGATCGCCTGCGTGATCACCTTCGGCCTGATCACCCCGTACATGTTCCTGCCGGTGGGCTTCGGCAACATTTTCCTCAACGAAATCCTGCTGGCCAACGTTGCCCGTGCCGGTGTCGACGTGAGCGGTGTCAACGTCACCCACGCCATGGCCATACCAGCTGCGGGGATGTTGGTCGGCCTGCTGCTGGCAGTGTTCATCAGCTACCGCAAGAAGCGTGACTACGACCTGGCGCGCATCGAGCAGGTGGAGCAGGTGAGCGTGCAGTACAACCCGCTGACGCTGCTGGTGGCGGGGCTTGCAATTGCCGCAGCGTTCATCGTCCAGTTGTTGCTGGACTCGATGATCATCGGTGCCATGGTCGGCTTCCTGATTTTCTCGCTGTCCGGCATCGTCAAGTGGAAGGACACCGACGGCCTCTTCACCGAGGGCATGAAGATGATGGCCATGATCGGCTTCATCATGATTGCCGCCTCGGGCTTTGCCGACGTGATGAAGGCAACCGGTGAGGTGAAGAGCCTGGTGGAAACCTCGGCCCAGTGGATCGAGCACAGCAAGGGCATCGGTGCCTTGCTGATGCTGTTGGTGGGCTTGCTGGTGACCATGGGCATCGGCTCGTCGTTCTCCACCGTGCCGATCCTGGCCGCGATCTTTGTGCCACTGTGCGTGCAGCTGGGCTTCGACCCGCTGGCCACCGTTTGCATCGTCGGTACTGCCGGTGCCTTGGGGGACGCAGGCTCGCCGGCCTCGGATTCGACCCTGGGGCCGACCTCGGGCCTGAACGTGGATGGCCAGCACCACCATATCTGGGACACCGTGGTACCGACCTTCATCCACTACAACCTGCCATTGCTGGCGTTTGGGTGGGTGGCGGCGATGACGCTGTAA
- a CDS encoding FecR family protein, with amino-acid sequence MNHDRLNTSPDDAITDAAAHWCMRLHADDCTASEREAFARWLAADPRHAEEYQAMLEIWQTADLLPRNATVVDFNPPTRQPARPRNWRPLASAAAIALAVLPLAGWLGWEQGWLPNHYQHFEAGDRMQTVELSDGSTVQLNLHTELTYLNYKDQRQVTLKRGEAFFKVQHDSSHPFIVHAGRGQTRVTGTQFNVWKYQDQVKVTLVEGSVLVSSDGTTGGYRLGPGMQASYHKGDFEPQLEQSDDYGNSLAWRSGKLVLDNLSLEQALPVINRYLDAPLQLADASTGRIRISGIYNTREVARLVNNLPKVLPIYLTRSKDGSTVLNRISPPPDKG; translated from the coding sequence ATGAATCACGACCGCCTCAACACCAGCCCTGACGATGCCATCACCGACGCCGCCGCGCACTGGTGCATGCGCCTGCACGCCGATGATTGCACGGCGTCCGAGCGCGAGGCGTTTGCCCGCTGGCTGGCGGCGGACCCGCGGCATGCCGAGGAGTACCAGGCAATGCTGGAGATCTGGCAAACGGCCGACCTGTTGCCACGCAACGCCACCGTCGTCGACTTCAACCCACCCACCCGTCAACCTGCCCGCCCTCGCAACTGGCGCCCGCTGGCATCTGCTGCCGCCATCGCCCTGGCCGTGCTGCCGCTGGCCGGCTGGCTGGGCTGGGAACAAGGCTGGCTGCCCAACCACTACCAGCATTTCGAAGCCGGCGACCGCATGCAGACCGTGGAGTTGAGCGACGGCAGCACGGTACAGCTCAACCTCCACACAGAGCTGACCTACCTCAACTACAAGGACCAGCGCCAGGTCACGCTCAAGCGCGGCGAGGCGTTCTTCAAGGTGCAGCACGACAGCAGCCACCCGTTCATCGTGCATGCAGGCCGTGGCCAGACCCGCGTCACTGGCACGCAATTCAACGTGTGGAAATACCAGGACCAGGTCAAGGTCACGCTGGTGGAAGGCTCGGTGCTGGTGTCCAGCGACGGCACCACCGGTGGCTATCGTCTGGGCCCTGGGATGCAGGCCAGTTATCACAAGGGCGACTTCGAGCCGCAGCTTGAACAGAGCGACGACTACGGCAACAGCCTGGCTTGGCGCAGCGGCAAGCTAGTGCTCGACAACCTGAGCCTAGAGCAGGCGCTGCCGGTGATCAACCGCTACCTCGACGCGCCGCTCCAGCTGGCAGATGCCAGCACCGGCCGCATTCGCATCAGTGGTATCTACAACACCCGTGAGGTCGCGCGCCTGGTCAACAACCTGCCCAAGGTGCTGCCGATCTACCTCACCCGCAGCAAGGACGGCAGCACCGTGCTCAACCGCATCTCGCCGCCGCCCGACAAGGGCTGA